In the genome of Gammaproteobacteria bacterium, the window TTCAAGCTGCTGGCCGCCGCCGGGGCCTGGCTGGGCTGGAAGGCGCTTCCGGTCATCATCATCCTGTCATCGTTTGCCGGCGCGGTCATCGGCCTTTGTCTCATCCTGATCATGGGTCGTGATCGCAATGTTCCCATACCGTTCGGACCCTATCTCGCCATCGCGGCCTGGATGACCGCGATGTGGGGTGAGGAACTGGTCGACACCTACCAGATGGTGATCACCGCACTCTGAGAAACGCCGGGGCGCGAGCGCTCTTCAGGAACGGGCGCCCTGGTCACCCGAAAATATGTAGTTCCTCCTGATCAGGTAATTCCAGAAAAAACGATGCCCAGCGCCAGCAGCTTGCTCAGCAGGACATGAAGCCGCAGTTCCTCGACGGCGAGATAAAGGATCAGCTGATGCCACAGCAGGCCGGTCGCGCTGACCGCGTAAATGACCGCCAGTTCGACACCGCGCGGGAACCGTGTCCCGGCGCTGAATACGAAACGGATGCTGAGCAGGTAATTGATCAGGGTGGCCACCAGGAACCCGCCGACCCCTGCCCAGAGATAATGTATGTGCAGCCCGTAGATCAACGCCGCAAACAATGAAAAATCAACCGCGGCCCCGGCTCCCGCAACCATCAGGTAGCGGATGATCTTCCTTTCGAAAATAGAGCTGAGCAATCCGCGCATGCGACTTCGCAACCCGGGCACTATGTCTTGCGCGCAAACACGGTGCTGCAGGCACCACGGCGGCGAGCGATGGAAACCGCGTTTTCGAGCAGCGCAATGGGCAACAGCATGGCGGCGGGAAGCAGCCAGAGTCCCAGTTCGATCAGGCGCGGAACGGACTGCGCGCTTCTCATCAACTGGTACAGCCGGTTGGCCCTGCGCGGAGCCATGCGGTTCAACGCGCTCTGCATGAACCCGAAAATATTCTGCACGCCATCGGAGGTCGTCGAGGCGAGCGTTGTGTAACCCTGTCTTTGCAGCAGCCGCTCCATCCCCTGGTGACCGAAAAAATGCAGGTGCCGCGGCGCGTCGATATGAAACCAGGCGTTGCGGAAAAAACCGGCCTGCCAGCTCGAATTGTTCGGGACCGCAATGACCAGCACGCCTCCCGGCTTCAGGATTTCGCCGACCGCCTCCAGGGTGGCCTGCGGATCGGGCAGATGCTCCAGCACATGCCAGATCACCACGGCGTCGAAGCTGTGGGGCGCGAACCGCTGTTCCCCGAGTTCCCCTGTCCGGTATTCGATCGCCGGGCTCTCGAAGCGCGAATCGAGCAGTGCGCGCTCGAGGCCGGTCCCGGTGACACCCGTCCTGCCCAGTTCCAGCAGCAAATCGCCCCTGCCACAGCCGATATCGAGCACTGCCAGCGGCCCCGGACCCGGCAGGTACCGGCGGATCGAACGGGCCCGGCGCCTGACCGACAGGTTGACCAGGGCCTGCAGCGGAGCCGCGAACTTGGACTCCCCGCCTCCGTAATAGGAGCGGTCATAATGCGCCGACAGCACCGCAGCGGAGGGAAACACCTCGATCCTGCCACTGCCGCACCCGGGGCACAGGAGCAGCGTGTACGGTTCGGTGCCGCGGTCGGCGTCCATGACATCCATCCGCGCAAAATTGCGATCTCGAGCACACACCCAGCAGTGATTCAACGCCAGCTCAGCCTCCGACGCGCTTCAGGTTGTTGCGGACCTTGTAAAGGTCCGGATCGCTCCGCAGGGCAGCATCGTAGTAGTACCTGGCCTCATCGAGGCGTCCCTGCTGCTCGAGCGCGGCACCGAGATTGTTCATCAGCTGCGCGTCGCCGGGCGATTTCTCGAGCGCGGTGCGCAACGAACGCTCGGCCGCGACATAGTCCCCCTTCACCATCAGGACTGCCGCAAGACCGGCATGCACGACCCCCATGTCGGGTTCGAGCGAAACTGCCCGCGTGGCATGCGCCTCGGCCTGTTCGACAAATCCCTCGCCCAGAAAGTAGGTGGCAAGACTGACATGCGCCTGGTAACTCTCGCCGACCACATCCAGCACGTGGCTGAACAGCATGTAGGGGCCGCTCCAGTAACCAACCTGCAGCCACGCCAGAAAGGTATAGAAGCACAGCGCCGGCGCCAGCCCGAACAGCGCCTTGCGCATACCGGCGCCGCCGAGGCGCGCCAGCACCGCGCCAAACGCGAGGAACAGGCCCAGGGAGGGCAGGTACATGTAGCGGTCCGCGCGCGCCTGACTCCCGACCTGTATCAACCCGATCACCGGCAACAAGGTCACCAGAAACCAGAGCCAGCCGACGATCAGCCATGGATATTTCCTGCGCAACGCGATCGCCGCCGCGCTCAACGCCCCGAGCGCCAGCAGCGATGGCACGAATGCGCCGAAAAAATCGATCGGATAAAGCGGGTAGAGCACCGCCAGCTTGGTCGGGACCAGCGTATCTCTCAGGTAAGCGGCATATGCAACCGCCGTATTCATCAGGCGGTATTCGATCGACAGATCATCGACGGGCGCCATTGCCTTGGTCTGCGCCGCGAGCGTGACCAGCCCCGAGGCAAGCGAGAGCAGGAACAGCGGAATCTTTTCCGCGACCAGGCGCAACCACAGCGACAGCGTCTTGTCGAACGCACCGCCGCCCCGGATGCCCGAGCGATCAAGTGGCCAATAATCGAGCAGCAAAAAGACGATCGGCAGCGTCACCGCCATGGGTTTCGAGAGCAGCGCCAGGATGAACGCGGTGACTACCCACAGGTACGCGCGAATACCCGGGCGATTCGCGTAGCGCAAGTAGGCAAGCAATGCGAGCAGGAAAAAGAAGCCGCAGAGCACATCCTTGCGCTCGGCAATCCACGCAACCGATTCCACGTGCAACGGATGCACGAGAAACAGCAGCGCAACCACCAGAGCGGCACTCCAGTTGCGCAACATCGCCAGCGCCAGGCAATAGGCCAGCACGCTGTTGAGCCCGTGAATGGCAACGTTGACCACATGCTGCGGCCCGGGTTCGATACCGAACAAGGTCACATCGAGCATATGCGACAACCACGTCAGCGGGTGCCAGTTGCTCATGTGGAATTCGGTGAACGCCCAGCGAACACCTTCCAGCGAGAGGCCGGAGCGCACCATCTCGGTGTAGATGACATAGCCCTGGTCATCTATCCCCGAATAGCCGAAGCCGGCAACTCTCCAATAGACAACGGCCAGCGCGACCAGCAGGATGAATATTGCCGCACAATGCGCCCGGTGCGGTTGCCCCAGGAACATTTCCGGATACACCGTGGGCTGATCTGGAAAAGCGTTTGCAGTACTCAAGACGATGGCCGATCGCTGTCCCGGTTCATGCCGCGCTCGAACAAGCCGAACTTCATCAGGCCCCAGACATGGGTGCGGTACTTGATCGCGGTCAGCAGAACGCCCACACCGTAGATCACGCTGCGCCGGAAATTTATCGAGGATGCATCATCGAAATAGCGGGTGGGACAGGAAATCTCGCCGATCCGGTAACCGAAATGGCGGGCCTGCACGAGCATCTCGTTATCGAACACAAAATCGTCGGAATTCTGATCGAGCGGAAGCGATTCGAGCAATTGGCGGCTCCAGGCCCTGAAGCCCGTATGGTATTCGGATAGCTTGTAGTTGATGAGGATGTTTTCCGCAAGCGTCAGGAAACGGTTGGCGATGTACTTGTAAACGGGCATTCCGCCACGCAACGCACCCCGCCCCAGGATCCGCGAGCCCAGTACGGCATCGAACTCTCCGCTGGTGATCATCGCGGCCATCGCGGTCACCAGCTTCGGCGTGTACTGATAGTCCGGGTGAACCATTACCACCACATCCGCGCCTGCCGCCAGGGCCTCGCGGTAACAGGTCTTCTGGTTGGCACCGTAGCCGAGATTCTCCGCGTGACGGATCGTGCGAATGCCCATGCTCATGGCGATCCGCTGGGTCTCGTCATGGCTGTGATCGTCGACCAGAATGACTTCATCCACGACATCCGCGGGAATCTCGCCAAGCGTGCGGCGCAATGTCTTCTCGGCGTTGTACGCCGGCATCACCACCACGATCTTCATGTTGTTCAGCAAGCGGAAGCTCTCCTCAGGCTGGATCGGTAACGGGTGGCAAAGCTTCACGGCACCACCGTTCAGGAATAGTAGTGCATGGCACGCCGCCCGATTCTGCATTCTACCGTCTTGGACCCGAATGCATGGGCTCGCGCTGCTGCAATCGCCCGCGCCTGGCGCGTCTTTCGACGTGACCACGCTTCATGTCCCCGCGCTGAACGCGCTAGAATCTCCCGCAACCTGCCAACCCGGGGTATTCACGTGAAAAAGCTCGTCATCGGCCTGACCGGCGGCATCGGCAGCGGCAAGAGCGCGGTGTCGCGCTGCTTCGAGGATCTCGGCATCGTGGTGATCGATGCGGACAAGGCCGCACGCGTGGTGGTTGAACCGGGCACGCCCGCGCTGGCGCAGATCGCCGAACATTTCGGCAACGGGATCCTCGACACGAGCGGAGCGCTGGACCGGGCTGCACTGCGCCGCATCGTGTTCAGCGATGCGGAAAAGCGCAAATGGCTGGAAGGCGTGCTGCACCCGCGCATCACCATCGAGATATTCAAGGGACTGCGCGAGGCAACCAGCCCCTACGCGATCCTCGCCTCGCCACTGCTGTTCGAAGCGCGGCAGGACTCGCTCGCCAACCGGGTACTGGTGGTCGATGTCGATGAATCGACCCAACTCCGGCGCACCATGGAGCGCGACGCCAATACGGAACAGCAGGTGCGGGCAATCATGGCGAGCCAGATCGCGCGCAGCGAGCGGCTGGCGCGGGCCGATGACGTCATCGAGAACAACGGCACTCTGGCCGAGCTGCGTCCGCAGGTCGCGGCGCTGCATGAACGATATCTCGTGCTCGCGGCCGAACTGCGGCGCCGCGGCGCCGATACGCCGCCCGCGGGAGCCTGAGCGGATGCACACCGTCAATTGCCCCGCCTGCCAACGCGCCGTACCCTGGAACGACGAGTCGCCGCACCGCCCGTTCTGCTCGCTGCGCTGCAAACAGGCGGATTTCTGCGCCTGGGCCAACGAGGAGCATGTGCTGCCGGCGGAACCCGATATCGACGACTACTTCAGCGAATCCGAGCAGTCACCGGCACGCCATTCCTGAACGGCACCCGGGCGTGGCGAAAACCAGCGCCAGGCCCACGGAAATCCGCGCTCGCCACCGGCCTCCCCGGCCACGCAATGGCAGGCATTCGCGGGGTCTCGGCAACCATCGGTACCGCGCCGCGATGGCGCAACAGCAGGCCTTCGAGCACAAAACAGCGGCGCTCGATGTACTCCGGCGTGAGCGCGCCGCGCACCAGGCCGCTGCTCGCGGCGCCGCGCGCGAGCAGCGCGAAGGAATGAAGATTCTGCAGGGCAAAGCGGTAGCTGCTGCCCCTGACGGAGTTTTCCAGCGCGGCGGCACCCATGTCGAGGTCTGCCAAGGGTTTGATGCGGGCGTCGTTCCACGCGCCGGCGGCGATATCCGGGCCCAGCGCATCGAACAATGCCACCGCATCGTCGAGGCCCGCATAGTCCCCGCCGAGTGCATCGCCAAGCGCGCTCGCGGTGGCCGCAATCGATCCGTTGTTGATATTCGAGCCGCCTTCGAGAATCGCCGCGACATCTTCGAATGACAGCGAAGCATCGATGGCACCAAAGACGCGGTACAGCGCCAGCGACTCGAGCAGGTACGTCATGGCATGGTTTTCGAGTGGCTTTGCACCCTCCTCCGAGTGGTCCTCGATAAACAGCGCCACATGCTCACCCGGTCGGTAGCCAAACGCGCCGGCGCCCGCTGCCTGCGGTCCCGGGTCGGCGTAGTAATTGTGCACCCGCGCCGGATCGAGCGAGGAAGCCGACAACGCCGGCAGGATGGTGTCACGCCACAGCGTTTCGAGAAGCAGCATCACCGGCGTCGAGCAACTCATTCCCGCGCCGTTGAAGGTGTCGACCCGCATGACCAATTCCGGATGTTCCACCGCAGCCCACAAGGCGAGATGTCCACCGAGTGAATGACCCGTCAACCGCAGTCGTCCAATGTATGCGGGATTTGCATTGCCCGCGGCGTCCAGTAGCTCTGCGGCACGCAGAAAGTCATCCACCACGCCATCACGCAGCAAGGCAGCGAGCCGGTCCGCGAATTCCTGGGCAAGTGCCACATCCTGCCACTCCTCACCGAACGCGGTGGAGCCACCGAACGCGAGGTGCAGTTCGCCGCTGCCGATGTGCTCGAACACGGTGGCGGAGAATCCGGCGCTGGTGTCGGGCTGGTGACAAAGCACCCGGTAGGCATGCTGCAGCTCGGCGAACTGCCGCCGCGTGAAGCCACGACCCGAGAACGTTGCCACGCCGGGCGCGCGCCGATTCCAGGCGGCGTCGGTTATCGCCTCCCCGACCAGGAAATCCTGATGCTGCAACGACACATAGGTCGCGGCAGACAGCAGGGCACTTTGATAGACAACATCCATGTTCCTGCTCATGATCAACTCCTTTTGATTCACTCGACTTCGCTGCGGCTTCCTGCCGCCGGTTCCGCGCCGGGCCGATTCCGCCCCAACATCAGGCCTCTGTAAACTTCGCCGCATGCCCCGCGCGCCCCTGCCGCATCCGCACCTCGGCCCAGGTGCCAACCAGGCGCGACATCTCGCGGAACACACTGTCCCAGTCGCCGGGGGAGGCCTGCCGGATGAGTCGCATCGTCGGATAGCTGGGCGTCGCCTCGCCACGCATGCCATATATCCAGCAGGGTTTGTACTGCAGCAGATTGAGCGCGGGCTTGCCCAGGCATCCGGCAAGATGCGCCACACCGCAGTCGGTCGTCACGACCAGATCCATCAACTCGATGGCCGCCGCGGTATCGCCGAAATGAATGCATTGCGCGGCCAGATCCACGATGAACCCGCCCGCTCCCGAGGTGTTGAGCTGCGTCGCGGACTTGCCCTTCTGCAGGCTGAAGAGTTGCACCCCGGGCATCGCCGCGAGCGGCAGCAGGCGCGCCAGCGAAACCGAGCGCCGCGCATTGTCCGCCGCCGCGGTACTGCCCGACCACGCCACGCCGATACGGAAACTCCCGGCATGGGGCGCGACCCGCCGACCCAGGAGAATCCGCGATTGCTCGGGAATACTCACCTCCAGCGGTTCCGGGATGCTCAAGCCGCGCGGATCGACCAGCCCGGGCAGACTCATCACCGGGCAATGAAAATCGTAATGGTGCCCGGCAATTGCCGGATCGGCGCAATCGAGCAGCTGCATCTTCGAATGGCCGAACAGCGGATGCAGCAGCGGGTGGCACGCGAAGCTCAGCTCCGCGCCACGACGCCGCAGCATGCCGAAATAACGTGCCGCCCACAGCATGTCGCCGAAGCCCTGTTCCGCCAGCAGCAGCAGCCGCTTGCCGCCGATCCGCTCGCCCTGCCAGCGCGCAGATGCATGCCGCGGCAAGCTCGACGCACCGCTGGCGTGGAAGCGCGCTTCGCAATCCGGCCACGCCTCGCGATAGCGCCCGGCATGCAGGCGCAGCAGCGCGCGCTCCCACACCAGATCGGCGCGACCCGGCTCCTGCCCGAGGCATTCCTGGATCAGTCCTTCCGCTTCCTCGAAGCGCCCCGCCTCGCGCAGGGCCATTGCATAATTGACCCGCAGTCCGAAGCGCCCCGGTGCGAGCTCCAGCGCACGGCGATGTGAACGCAATGACTGCTCGTGCTGTTCGAGGTCCATCCACAGCTTGCCGAGATTGCTCCATACGCCGGCGTCCAGCGGTCTCAGCCGCAACACGCGCTGGTAACAGACCAGCGCCGCGTCGAGGCGCCGCGTTCTGCGCAGCGCCGCACCGAGATTGAGCCACGCCGCGGGATCCTGCGGATTGCTTTTCAGATAACGCTGATACAAGGCGATCGCACCGCCCGTATCGCCCCTGCGGTGATGCTCGATGGCAGCGGTCCATAACGGATGCATCGCCGCCGCAAGCGTCTCTGGCGCATCTGTTCGTAGTGCCTGTTCCATGGCTATGGCTCCCTCATGTGGTCACGCACGGTCCTTGTCGTGGAGACGCCACGCGATCGATGGCGTGTCGTGCGGCAAGGATCGCGGCCGGCGTTGCGACGATGACGGGAGATTCCGGATTCGGCGCGCAAACATGCGCCAAACATCAGGCAACGCTGCCCGCGGTCATGACGCGACGGATCGGTGGAAGAGATGATGGCCTGGAGCATGTCACATCCTTGTAACGGTCAAGCGAAAATTACGCTACGCCCATCACCGAATCCGTGCAAGCACTTTTATTGACCCGTTTGAGTCTGCGATAGGAGTCGCATCCCTTGCGCATTACAGGGATGATGCTCAATCGAGACACGAGGCGGATGCGGTGCGGCGTTGAGCCTGTCACCGGATTTGTTAACTCCCCTATAATGCGCCCTGAGCAATCCGGGCCCGGCTGCGACCCATGCAACATACCGTGACTTCCCTGTTCGGCAATTCGGAGCAACAGCGCCCCCAACCGACCCGCGCCCGTGTCATCGCAATCACCAGCGGCAAGGGAGGCGTGGGCAAGACCAATATCACGACCAACCTCGCGATCAGCCTCGCGCGCCAGGGCAAGCGCGTCTGCATCTTCGATGCCGATACCGGCCTGGCCAATATCAATATCCTGCTCGGACTGACGCCGCAGCACACGCTGGAAGACTTTCTCGAGGGCTCGCTGCCACTCGAGGATATCCTGATGGAAGGGCCGCGCGGCGTGCGTATCGTGCCGGGCGCCTCCGGTATCGCGGAATACGCGGACCTCGACCGCCACCGCCAGCAAACGCTGCTGAACGGTTTGCGACGCATCGAGGACCAGTTCGATTATCTGTTGATCGATACCGCGGCCGGCATTTCGGATGCGGTGATCCAGTTCGTGCTCGCAACCGAGCTCGCCATCCTCGTGGTATCACCCGACCCGACCTCGCTCACGGATTCGTTTGCCCTGACGCGGGTGCTGAAACGCAACGAGTACGCAGGGCGAATAGAAGTGCTCGTCAATATGGCCGAAAGCCAGGATGCCGCGCAGCGCGTCTACCAGCGTTTCTCGCAGGCGGTCAGCAAATACCTGCAGCTCGATCTGAAATGGTTCGGCTACGTGAGCGCCGATCGCGCGGTGGTCTCGGCGATCCGCCTCCAGCATCCGGTGGTGCTGATGCAACCGGATGCGCCGGCGAGCCAGTGCTTCGAGCGCCTGGCAACCCGTCTGCAGGAAACATGCGCGACGGAATCGGGGCCGGGCATGAGCGAGTTCCTGCGCTCGCGGGTGCCGGAAACCGCGGTGGATCCGGCCCAGGCCGCGATCGATCTGATCCGTGGCGCGCAGCCGACGCGGCAGATCGCGCAGGAGGCAAACCTGGGAGATTTGCACCGCCAGTTCATCGATTGCATCCAGGGCAGCAAGGGTGGCGCCGAGGAACTGGTCGCCGCGATCAAGCCGATCATAGACGCCTACGTCGCCCGCTTTCACTCGTTTCCGCTCGATATGCGCGAGGCGATCTACCGTTATCTCGAGATGGGAGATTTCCCCGACCACGAGATCCGCAACCAGGTGATGCTGCTCGAACAGCTCTACGAGAAGCGCTACCAGCGTCCGCTGATGGACAAGGAAGACAGCCTGTTCCGGCTGCTGAACCAGGTTCGCGACTCGGAGCCCGAATTTGCCGATGCCATAGCGCGCCTGCAGCACAGCTACGAACGCCAGTACCATCCCGGCCCGCAGGAAGCGCTGTCCGCCCTGCTCGAGCGGCTGAAACAACCCGGGGTCATGGAAGACGATTTCGTCGATTGCATCGAGACGCTGCGTCACGAGTTCGCCGAGCGTTTCGGCCGCAATTACACCGTCAGCGACCTCGCGCTGCGCGAGCGCGTCAGCCAGCTGATCGCGGAACTCGCCGATCGCGAAGCCGCGCGCCAGGACACGCTGGCAATCCTGTCGAGCGAGATCGAGCAATCATCGGAACATCTCGCGCGTCTGCAGGCAGTCCTCAACGAACTCGACGGCTCGGGCTGACAGGTCCCGCGGCCGCCCAAACGCGCCGTGAAACCCGCGGCGCATCACGGCGCAGCGGGCTCGGCGCGAAACACCGCCCTGAACACATCGTCATAACGGCGCGCGAAATGCACCTCGAAACCCGCGCGCAGATACTCCGGCAATTCATCGAAGTCCTTGCGATTGGCTTCCGGCAACACCAGTTCGCGGATGCCGATGCGCCGCGCCGCGATCACCTTCTCGCGAATCCCGCCGACCGGCAGCACCTGCCCGGTGAGCGTGAGTTCACCGGTCATGGCCAGCGGCCGGTTGATGCCGCGCTTGCTCGCCAGCGAAATCAGGGCCGTCGCCATGGTCACGCCGGCGCTCGGCCCGTCCTTCGGCGTGGCTCCTTCCGGAACATGCAGATGCACCAGCGCCTCATCGAGAAAAGCGGGATTGGCGTGGTAGCGCGCCAGGTGTGACATTGCATAGCTGTAGGCGATCTCGGCCGACTCGCGCATCACCTCGCCCAGCTTGCCGGTGAGCTTGAATCCTCGCGCCAGCGAGTGCACCCGGCTCGCCTCGACCGGCAGGGTCGCGCCGCCCATCGAGGTCCACGCCAACCCGGTAACCACGCCGACACCGCGCATCACGCGCTCCTTCACGAACACCGGCGCGCCGAGCAGTTTCTCGACCTCCGCGCGTCCGATGCGCAGCCGCGCCTTCGGCTCCCCGAGCAGCCGCACCACGCTTTTTCGCACCAGGCTCGAGAGCCGCTTCTCGAGACCGCGAACACCGGCTTCGCGCGAATAGCCGTCGATCACATGGCGCAGCGCCGCATCGGTGATCGCCAGCCGTGCGCTCTTCACGCCGGCGCGTTGCAGCAACTTTGGCCACAGGTGATTTTTCGCGATCGCGAGCTTCTCTTCCGCGATATAACCGGCCAGCCGGATCACTTCCATGCGATCGAGCAAGGGACCGGGAATGGTATCGAGCTGGTTCGCGGTACACACGAACAGCACCTTGGACAGGTCGACCCGCATGTCGAGATAGTGATCCAGAAACTCCGAGTTCTGTTCCGGATCGAGCGCCTCGAGCAGTGCCGACGCCGGATCGCCGTGATAGGAGGCACCGACCTTGTCGATCTCGTCGAGCATGATCACCGGGTTGGCGACCTTGACCTGCTTCAGCGCCTGCACGAATTTCCCGGGCATGGCGCCGATATAGGTGCGCCGGTGCCCCTTGATCTCGGCTTCGTCACGCATCCCGCCGAGGCTGAAGCGATAGAATTCGCGCCCCAGCGCGTGCGCGATCGAACGTCCGATCGAGGTCTTTCCCACCCCCGGCGGGCCGACCAGCAGGATGATCGAGCCGCTGATTTCACCCTTGTAAGCACCTACTGCAATGAACTCCAGGATGCGCTTCTTCACATCGTCCAGCCCGTCGTGCTCGGCTTCGAGCACCCCACGCGCGTGCGCCAGGTCGAGCTTGTCGGTCGAATGCACACCCCAGGGCACCGAGGTCATCCAGTCGAGATAATTGCGCGTGACGCCGTATTCCGGCGAGCCCGTCTCCAGCACCGCGAGCTTTTCCATCTCTTCACGGATGCGCTCCATGACCTCCAGCGGCGCATTGAGCTTCGCCAGCCGCTCCTCGAACTTGTCCGCGTTCGCGGTGCGATCATCCTTCGACAATCCGAGTTCCTGCTTGATCACCTTCAACTGCTCGCGCAGGAAGAACTCGCGCTGGCGCTCGCTCACCGTTTCATTGACCTGGCTGCTGATCTTGTCCTGCAGCCGCGCGACCTCGATCTCTTTCTTGAGCAGCGGCAGCACCTTGTGCATGCGCTCGAGCACCGGCAAGGTCTCGAGCACATCCTGCAGCTCGCTCCCGCTGGCACTGGTCAGGGTGGACGCAAAATCCGTGAGCGGTGAGGGATCCTCGGGGCTGAAGCGCATCAGGTAGTGCTTCAGCTCTTCGTTGTAAAGCGGATTGAGCGGCACCAGTTCCTTGATCGCACCAACCAGCGCCATCGCATAGGCACGAGTCTCGTCATCGCGCTCGAGCGGGCTCTCCGGGTAGTCAACCTGCACGACATAGGGCGGCTTGCGACTTATCCAGCGGCGAATCCTCGCCCGCCCGATACCCTGCGCGATGAACTGCACCCGTCGCCCGTCACCCGAGGCGTTCAACAGCCGCACGCCGCAGCCGATCGCGGGAATATCGTCGGCCGCCACCGAGCTCGCATCCTCGGTATCGACGAAAAACAGGGCCATCGCCTTGTGATCGGTTTCCGCCACGCGCTGGATGGTATCGCCCCACACCGTGGCATCGGCCATCATGGGCTGTATCTGCGCGGGCATGAAGGGCCGCGTGGTCACCGGCATCAGGTAGAGAATATCGGGCAGCGCCTGGTTGGGAATGACCAGGCTGGTGTGGCCGGAAGACGTGGCCGGTGG includes:
- a CDS encoding GtrA family protein produces the protein MRGLLSSIFERKIIRYLMVAGAGAAVDFSLFAALIYGLHIHYLWAGVGGFLVATLINYLLSIRFVFSAGTRFPRGVELAVIYAVSATGLLWHQLILYLAVEELRLHVLLSKLLALGIVFSGIT
- a CDS encoding class I SAM-dependent methyltransferase, whose product is MDADRGTEPYTLLLCPGCGSGRIEVFPSAAVLSAHYDRSYYGGGESKFAAPLQALVNLSVRRRARSIRRYLPGPGPLAVLDIGCGRGDLLLELGRTGVTGTGLERALLDSRFESPAIEYRTGELGEQRFAPHSFDAVVIWHVLEHLPDPQATLEAVGEILKPGGVLVIAVPNNSSWQAGFFRNAWFHIDAPRHLHFFGHQGMERLLQRQGYTTLASTTSDGVQNIFGFMQSALNRMAPRRANRLYQLMRSAQSVPRLIELGLWLLPAAMLLPIALLENAVSIARRRGACSTVFARKT
- a CDS encoding tetratricopeptide repeat protein codes for the protein MFLGQPHRAHCAAIFILLVALAVVYWRVAGFGYSGIDDQGYVIYTEMVRSGLSLEGVRWAFTEFHMSNWHPLTWLSHMLDVTLFGIEPGPQHVVNVAIHGLNSVLAYCLALAMLRNWSAALVVALLFLVHPLHVESVAWIAERKDVLCGFFFLLALLAYLRYANRPGIRAYLWVVTAFILALLSKPMAVTLPIVFLLLDYWPLDRSGIRGGGAFDKTLSLWLRLVAEKIPLFLLSLASGLVTLAAQTKAMAPVDDLSIEYRLMNTAVAYAAYLRDTLVPTKLAVLYPLYPIDFFGAFVPSLLALGALSAAAIALRRKYPWLIVGWLWFLVTLLPVIGLIQVGSQARADRYMYLPSLGLFLAFGAVLARLGGAGMRKALFGLAPALCFYTFLAWLQVGYWSGPYMLFSHVLDVVGESYQAHVSLATYFLGEGFVEQAEAHATRAVSLEPDMGVVHAGLAAVLMVKGDYVAAERSLRTALEKSPGDAQLMNNLGAALEQQGRLDEARYYYDAALRSDPDLYKVRNNLKRVGG
- a CDS encoding glycosyltransferase family 2 protein encodes the protein MLNNMKIVVVMPAYNAEKTLRRTLGEIPADVVDEVILVDDHSHDETQRIAMSMGIRTIRHAENLGYGANQKTCYREALAAGADVVVMVHPDYQYTPKLVTAMAAMITSGEFDAVLGSRILGRGALRGGMPVYKYIANRFLTLAENILINYKLSEYHTGFRAWSRQLLESLPLDQNSDDFVFDNEMLVQARHFGYRIGEISCPTRYFDDASSINFRRSVIYGVGVLLTAIKYRTHVWGLMKFGLFERGMNRDSDRPSS
- a CDS encoding dephospho-CoA kinase → MARRPILHSTVLDPNAWARAAAIARAWRVFRRDHASCPRAERARISRNLPTRGIHVKKLVIGLTGGIGSGKSAVSRCFEDLGIVVIDADKAARVVVEPGTPALAQIAEHFGNGILDTSGALDRAALRRIVFSDAEKRKWLEGVLHPRITIEIFKGLREATSPYAILASPLLFEARQDSLANRVLVVDVDESTQLRRTMERDANTEQQVRAIMASQIARSERLARADDVIENNGTLAELRPQVAALHERYLVLAAELRRRGADTPPAGA
- a CDS encoding DNA gyrase inhibitor YacG; the protein is MHTVNCPACQRAVPWNDESPHRPFCSLRCKQADFCAWANEEHVLPAEPDIDDYFSESEQSPARHS
- a CDS encoding glycosyltransferase family protein, yielding MEQALRTDAPETLAAAMHPLWTAAIEHHRRGDTGGAIALYQRYLKSNPQDPAAWLNLGAALRRTRRLDAALVCYQRVLRLRPLDAGVWSNLGKLWMDLEQHEQSLRSHRRALELAPGRFGLRVNYAMALREAGRFEEAEGLIQECLGQEPGRADLVWERALLRLHAGRYREAWPDCEARFHASGASSLPRHASARWQGERIGGKRLLLLAEQGFGDMLWAARYFGMLRRRGAELSFACHPLLHPLFGHSKMQLLDCADPAIAGHHYDFHCPVMSLPGLVDPRGLSIPEPLEVSIPEQSRILLGRRVAPHAGSFRIGVAWSGSTAAADNARRSVSLARLLPLAAMPGVQLFSLQKGKSATQLNTSGAGGFIVDLAAQCIHFGDTAAAIELMDLVVTTDCGVAHLAGCLGKPALNLLQYKPCWIYGMRGEATPSYPTMRLIRQASPGDWDSVFREMSRLVGTWAEVRMRQGRAGHAAKFTEA
- a CDS encoding MinD/ParA family protein, producing the protein MQHTVTSLFGNSEQQRPQPTRARVIAITSGKGGVGKTNITTNLAISLARQGKRVCIFDADTGLANINILLGLTPQHTLEDFLEGSLPLEDILMEGPRGVRIVPGASGIAEYADLDRHRQQTLLNGLRRIEDQFDYLLIDTAAGISDAVIQFVLATELAILVVSPDPTSLTDSFALTRVLKRNEYAGRIEVLVNMAESQDAAQRVYQRFSQAVSKYLQLDLKWFGYVSADRAVVSAIRLQHPVVLMQPDAPASQCFERLATRLQETCATESGPGMSEFLRSRVPETAVDPAQAAIDLIRGAQPTRQIAQEANLGDLHRQFIDCIQGSKGGAEELVAAIKPIIDAYVARFHSFPLDMREAIYRYLEMGDFPDHEIRNQVMLLEQLYEKRYQRPLMDKEDSLFRLLNQVRDSEPEFADAIARLQHSYERQYHPGPQEALSALLERLKQPGVMEDDFVDCIETLRHEFAERFGRNYTVSDLALRERVSQLIAELADREAARQDTLAILSSEIEQSSEHLARLQAVLNELDGSG